Proteins encoded in a region of the Mycolicibacterium duvalii genome:
- a CDS encoding MMPL family transporter, with protein sequence MLHRIALLALAAPRRVLLAALLIMVACGVFGGPVAQHLSAGGFQDPTSESARATEILVENFDKGDMELILALTPQDPAQGADSAQARAVGTEIAARLANSPHVADVTSAWTAPPAAASALVSDDQRTGLIVAGITGGESDAQKHAKELTDELVFDRDGVTVRAGGVAMTYVQINSQSEKDLLQMEMIAIPLSFVVLVWVFGGLLAAALPLAVGALAILGSMAVLRAVTMVTDVSIFALNLSIAMGLALAIDYTLLIISRYRDELGDGVAPRQALVRTMTTAGRTVLFSALTVALSMVAMVLFPMYFLKSFAYAGIAVVTFAAAAAIVVAPAAIVLAGDRLDSLDVRKLGRRLLRRPDPVPKPIEQTFWYRTTKFVMRRAIPIGVVVVTGLLVLGVPFLGANWGFPDDRVLPTTASARTVGDDLRQNFAVDSAGNVEIVLPDADGLTPAALDTYAAELSRVDDVASVSAPTGAFVDGVRAGPPAAPAGFAGGSAFLTVASTAPLFSDASERQLDDLHAVTAPDDREVLLTGLAQINRDSSDAITSRLPLVLTVIAAITFVLLFLLTGSVVLPLKALVLNVLSLTAAFGALVWVFQEGHLGALGTTPTGTLVATMPVLLFCIAFGLSMDYEVFLLSRIREYWLDASARRGDSVTSVDNDESVALGLARTGRVITAAALVMTISFAALITAEVAFMRMFGVGLTLAILVDATLVRMMLVPAFMHVLGRWNWWAPAPLARLHARFGLRETADDVAPPPAEPVAAGWSGDR encoded by the coding sequence ATGCTGCACCGCATTGCACTGCTGGCCCTCGCGGCGCCGCGCCGTGTTCTGCTCGCCGCACTCCTGATCATGGTGGCCTGCGGGGTGTTCGGCGGGCCGGTCGCCCAGCACCTGTCGGCCGGCGGTTTCCAGGACCCGACGTCGGAGTCGGCGCGGGCCACCGAGATCCTGGTCGAGAATTTCGACAAGGGCGACATGGAGCTGATCCTCGCGCTGACGCCGCAGGACCCGGCTCAGGGCGCCGACTCGGCCCAGGCTCGAGCCGTCGGCACCGAGATCGCCGCCCGCCTCGCCAATTCTCCGCACGTCGCCGATGTCACCTCGGCGTGGACCGCACCACCGGCAGCCGCGTCGGCGCTGGTCAGCGACGACCAGCGCACCGGTCTGATAGTCGCCGGCATCACCGGCGGCGAGAGTGACGCACAGAAGCACGCCAAAGAACTGACCGACGAACTGGTCTTCGACCGCGACGGTGTCACCGTGCGGGCCGGCGGCGTCGCCATGACCTACGTGCAGATCAACTCGCAGAGCGAGAAGGATCTGCTGCAGATGGAGATGATCGCGATCCCGCTGAGCTTCGTGGTGCTGGTGTGGGTGTTCGGCGGGCTGCTGGCCGCGGCCCTGCCGTTGGCGGTCGGCGCGCTGGCGATCCTGGGTTCGATGGCGGTGCTGCGGGCCGTCACGATGGTCACCGACGTGTCGATCTTCGCGTTGAACCTGTCCATCGCGATGGGCTTGGCGTTGGCGATCGACTACACGCTGTTGATCATCAGTCGCTACCGCGATGAACTCGGTGACGGTGTCGCGCCCAGGCAAGCGTTGGTGCGCACGATGACGACGGCCGGCCGCACGGTGTTGTTCTCGGCGCTGACGGTGGCGCTGTCGATGGTGGCGATGGTGCTGTTCCCGATGTACTTCCTGAAGTCGTTCGCGTACGCCGGCATCGCGGTGGTGACGTTCGCGGCGGCCGCAGCCATCGTGGTGGCCCCGGCCGCGATCGTGCTGGCCGGCGACCGGCTCGACTCGCTCGACGTCCGCAAGCTCGGGCGCCGGCTGCTCCGCCGCCCCGACCCGGTGCCCAAGCCGATCGAGCAGACGTTCTGGTACCGCACCACGAAATTCGTGATGCGCCGGGCGATTCCGATCGGCGTGGTGGTCGTCACCGGGCTGCTGGTGCTGGGCGTGCCGTTCCTGGGCGCGAACTGGGGATTCCCCGACGACCGAGTGCTGCCGACGACAGCCTCGGCGCGAACGGTCGGCGACGACCTCCGGCAGAACTTCGCCGTCGACTCGGCCGGCAACGTGGAGATCGTGCTGCCCGACGCCGACGGGCTGACCCCGGCCGCGCTGGACACCTACGCCGCGGAGTTGTCGCGCGTCGACGACGTGGCGTCGGTGTCGGCGCCGACCGGGGCGTTCGTCGACGGAGTACGGGCCGGACCGCCGGCCGCGCCGGCCGGGTTCGCCGGCGGCAGCGCGTTTCTCACGGTGGCAAGCACCGCGCCGCTGTTCTCCGACGCGTCCGAGAGGCAGCTCGACGACCTGCACGCGGTCACTGCGCCCGACGATCGCGAGGTGTTGTTGACGGGCCTGGCGCAGATCAACCGCGACAGCTCGGATGCCATCACCTCCCGGCTGCCGCTGGTGCTGACAGTGATCGCGGCCATCACCTTCGTGCTGCTGTTCCTGTTGACCGGCAGTGTGGTACTCCCGCTGAAAGCGCTGGTGCTCAATGTATTGTCGCTGACCGCGGCCTTCGGCGCGCTGGTCTGGGTCTTTCAGGAGGGCCATCTGGGCGCGCTGGGCACCACGCCCACCGGCACCCTGGTCGCCACCATGCCGGTGCTGCTGTTCTGCATCGCGTTCGGGCTGTCGATGGACTACGAGGTGTTCCTGCTGTCGCGGATCCGGGAGTACTGGCTGGATGCCTCGGCGCGCCGCGGCGACAGCGTCACCTCTGTCGACAACGACGAGAGCGTCGCGCTCGGACTGGCCCGGACCGGCCGCGTGATCACCGCGGCCGCGCTGGTGATGACGATCTCGTTCGCGGCGTTGATCACCGCTGAAGTCGCGTTCATGCGAATGTTCGGGGTCGGCCTGACCCTGGCGATCCTCGTCGACGCCACGCTGGTGCGCATGATGTTGGTGCCGGCCTTCATGCACGTACTGGGCCGCTGGAACTGGTGGGCGCCCGCACCCCTGGCCCGCCTGCACGCCCGCTTCGGGTTGCGCGAGACCGCCGATGACGTCGCACCGCCTCCGGCCGAGCCGGTCGCCGCGGGGTGGAGCGGTGACCGGTGA
- a CDS encoding TetR/AcrR family transcriptional regulator has product MSVEPLRRRRAPRGSGEQLREEILDAATELLLESGDAKAMPIRSVAQRVGVTPPSIYLHFADKDALLEAVCSRYFEKLHDEMQAAAVDAGSSPIDVLRAQGLAYVRFALQNPELYRIATMEQGRPGSEVDIALNSSAFVHLRAAVEALIADGIYPPGDSTMLALELWTAVHGIVALVISRPYLPWGDPEELTDRVMRAVCSGHVVSRGFRDTDTPYEIVSWLKEVADERNR; this is encoded by the coding sequence GTGAGTGTCGAGCCGCTGCGTCGCCGCCGGGCCCCGCGGGGCTCGGGGGAGCAGTTGCGTGAGGAGATCCTCGACGCCGCTACCGAACTGCTGCTCGAATCCGGGGATGCCAAGGCGATGCCCATCCGATCGGTGGCCCAGCGGGTCGGGGTCACCCCACCGTCGATCTATCTGCATTTCGCCGACAAGGACGCCCTGCTGGAAGCGGTGTGCAGCCGCTACTTCGAGAAACTCCACGACGAAATGCAGGCCGCCGCAGTCGATGCCGGGTCCTCGCCGATCGATGTGCTGCGCGCCCAGGGGCTGGCCTACGTCCGGTTCGCGCTGCAGAACCCCGAGCTGTACCGGATCGCGACGATGGAGCAGGGCCGCCCCGGCAGTGAGGTCGATATCGCCTTGAACAGCTCGGCGTTCGTGCACCTGCGCGCCGCGGTGGAAGCGCTGATCGCCGACGGCATCTATCCCCCCGGGGATTCCACCATGCTGGCGCTGGAACTGTGGACAGCCGTGCACGGCATCGTCGCGCTGGTCATCTCCCGGCCCTACCTGCCCTGGGGGGATCCCGAGGAACTCACCGACCGGGTGATGCGCGCGGTGTGCAGCGGTCACGTCGTCTCGCGGGGCTTCCGCGACACCGATACCCCGTACGAAATCGTCAGTTGGCTCAAGGAGGTCGCCGATGAACGAAACCGTTGA
- a CDS encoding class I SAM-dependent methyltransferase, producing MNETVDNPFFARLWTVMSTREPESLRRLRRQNLAGLTGRVLEVGVGTGTNFEFYPDTVTEVVAVEPEIRLAEHAKEAAAQANVPVTVTTDTVEQFTDTRPFDAVVCSLVLCSVDDPDQVVRSLRAMLRPGGELRYLEHVAGTGARARLQKVADATVWPKLLGNCHTHRHTERTIENAGFTVSDARREWTFPKWVPLPVAEFAIGVAVRS from the coding sequence ATGAACGAAACCGTTGACAACCCGTTCTTCGCCCGGTTGTGGACCGTGATGTCCACCCGGGAACCGGAGTCGCTGCGCCGGTTGCGCCGGCAGAACCTGGCCGGCCTGACCGGACGGGTACTGGAGGTGGGCGTCGGAACCGGCACCAATTTCGAGTTCTATCCCGACACCGTCACCGAGGTGGTCGCCGTGGAGCCGGAGATCCGGCTCGCCGAGCACGCCAAAGAGGCTGCCGCACAGGCGAACGTGCCGGTCACCGTCACCACCGACACCGTCGAACAGTTCACCGACACCCGACCGTTCGACGCGGTGGTGTGCTCGCTGGTGTTGTGCTCGGTCGACGATCCCGACCAGGTCGTGCGCTCGCTGCGCGCGATGCTGCGCCCCGGTGGGGAGCTGCGCTACCTCGAGCACGTCGCCGGCACCGGTGCCCGGGCCCGGCTGCAGAAGGTCGCCGATGCGACGGTGTGGCCGAAACTGCTGGGCAACTGTCACACCCACCGCCACACCGAGCGGACCATCGAGAACGCCGGCTTCACCGTCAGCGACGCACGCCGGGAATGGACCTTCCCGAAGTGGGTACCGCTGCCGGTGGCGGAGTTCGCGATCGGGGTCGCGGTGCGGTCGTAG
- a CDS encoding NAD-dependent deacylase, which translates to MRVTVFSGAGISAESGVPTFRDAETGLWAKVDPYEISSSEGWRAHPDKVWAWYLWRHHMMGAVAPNEGHRAVAAWEDHAEVHVVTQNVDNLHERAGSRNVHHVHGSLFEFHCDRCGTEYAGPIPDMPEPVESVQPPRCVCGGLIRPNVVWFGEPLPDDAWEQSLEAVVHADLLVVVGTSSVVYPAAGLPELAVAHGTPVIEVNPEPTPLSASATVSLREKAASALPGLLQRLPSLFD; encoded by the coding sequence ATGCGGGTGACGGTGTTCAGCGGCGCAGGGATCTCGGCCGAGAGCGGGGTGCCGACCTTCCGCGACGCCGAAACCGGACTGTGGGCCAAGGTCGACCCGTACGAGATCTCGAGCTCCGAGGGCTGGCGCGCGCACCCGGACAAGGTGTGGGCCTGGTATCTGTGGCGCCACCACATGATGGGGGCCGTCGCTCCCAACGAAGGGCACCGCGCGGTCGCGGCGTGGGAGGACCACGCCGAGGTGCACGTCGTCACCCAGAACGTCGACAATCTCCACGAGCGCGCCGGGAGCCGCAACGTCCACCACGTGCACGGCAGCCTGTTCGAATTCCATTGCGACCGTTGCGGAACCGAGTATGCGGGTCCGATTCCGGACATGCCGGAACCGGTCGAGTCGGTGCAGCCGCCCCGCTGCGTCTGCGGCGGGCTGATCCGGCCCAACGTCGTCTGGTTCGGCGAGCCGTTGCCCGACGACGCCTGGGAACAGTCGCTGGAGGCCGTTGTGCACGCCGATCTGCTGGTGGTGGTGGGGACGTCGTCGGTGGTCTACCCCGCCGCCGGGCTGCCCGAGCTGGCGGTGGCCCACGGCACCCCGGTCATCGAGGTCAACCCGGAGCCCACCCCACTGTCGGCCAGCGCCACGGTGTCCCTGCGGGAGAAGGCCGCCAGCGCACTGCCCGGGCTGCTGCAGCGTCTGCCGTCCTTGTTCGACTGA
- a CDS encoding GntR family transcriptional regulator: MADLGDWVRVDPHGARPLFDQLRTQIIGGIRDGQLAAGTRLPTVRELASQLDLAVNTVARAYRELEAAGILETRGRFGTFVARSDPADAAMATAAHTYVSAARALGVGKGEALRYVEAAFG; encoded by the coding sequence GTGGCCGATTTGGGGGATTGGGTACGCGTGGATCCGCACGGGGCCAGGCCATTGTTCGACCAGCTGCGCACGCAGATCATCGGGGGGATCCGGGACGGCCAGCTCGCCGCCGGCACCCGGTTGCCGACGGTGCGGGAGCTGGCGAGTCAGTTGGACCTGGCCGTGAACACCGTGGCGCGCGCGTACCGGGAATTGGAAGCCGCCGGGATTCTGGAGACCAGGGGGCGCTTCGGCACCTTCGTGGCCCGGTCGGACCCGGCGGACGCCGCGATGGCGACCGCCGCCCACACCTATGTGTCGGCGGCGCGGGCACTGGGCGTCGGCAAGGGCGAGGCGCTGCGCTACGTCGAGGCGGCCTTCGGCTGA
- a CDS encoding class I SAM-dependent methyltransferase: MPDKHTVDLTGVSETALMTLKVRATEAARPDGLIDDPMAVALVDSIDYDFAKFGFTRRQDMAVRAKLFDRYTRRYLVDHPHATVVALAEGLQTSFYRLDARGPGPDVGHDFRWLTVDLPPMIELRRKLLPESDRVQMCGQSALDFSWMDRVDSSEGVFITAEGLLMYLQPADSMALIRACAKRFPGGQMIFDLPPSAFAPLARRGMRTSLRYQVPPMPFTLSVAEAADLVNTVDGVRAVHDLPIERARGRLLNGLIWAAQRVPLLDPIRPLTLLLEFG, translated from the coding sequence ATGCCCGACAAACACACCGTCGATCTGACCGGAGTCTCGGAGACGGCGTTGATGACGTTGAAGGTGCGCGCCACCGAGGCGGCCCGGCCGGACGGCCTGATCGACGACCCGATGGCCGTCGCGCTCGTCGACTCCATCGACTACGACTTCGCCAAGTTCGGCTTCACCCGGCGCCAGGACATGGCCGTGCGCGCCAAACTGTTCGACAGGTACACCCGGCGCTACCTCGTCGACCACCCTCACGCCACCGTGGTCGCCCTGGCCGAGGGTCTGCAGACCAGTTTCTACCGCCTCGACGCCCGCGGGCCGGGCCCGGACGTCGGTCACGACTTCCGCTGGCTGACCGTCGACCTCCCCCCGATGATCGAGCTGCGACGCAAGCTGCTGCCGGAGTCGGACCGCGTGCAGATGTGCGGGCAGTCGGCGCTGGACTTCAGCTGGATGGACCGGGTCGACTCGAGCGAGGGCGTGTTCATCACCGCCGAGGGCCTCCTGATGTACCTGCAGCCCGCCGACTCGATGGCGCTGATCCGGGCCTGCGCGAAGCGTTTTCCCGGCGGCCAGATGATCTTCGATCTGCCGCCGTCGGCGTTCGCGCCGCTCGCGCGCCGCGGCATGCGCACCTCCCTGCGCTACCAGGTGCCGCCCATGCCGTTCACCCTGTCGGTGGCCGAGGCCGCCGACCTGGTCAACACCGTCGACGGGGTGCGCGCCGTGCACGATCTGCCGATCGAACGCGCCCGCGGGCGCCTGCTCAACGGTCTGATCTGGGCCGCGCAGCGGGTACCCCTGCTGGATCCGATCCGGCCGCTGACCCTGCTGCTCGAGTTCGGCTGA
- a CDS encoding DUF1697 domain-containing protein yields MTRYVAFLRGVNVGGVNLKMADVARVLEQAGFEHVTTVLASGNVLLESPRTAAAVRAAAEQALRDEFGYPAWVLVYDRDTVAAISADYPFEREVDGHHSYVTFVSDDTVLRELAALAADPGPDERIQPGAGVLYWQVPRSATLGSAIGKTMGKARYKSSTTTRNLRTLDKVLRA; encoded by the coding sequence GTGACCCGCTATGTCGCGTTCCTGCGCGGAGTCAACGTCGGCGGCGTCAACCTCAAGATGGCCGATGTCGCCCGGGTGCTCGAACAGGCCGGGTTCGAGCACGTGACGACGGTGTTGGCCAGCGGCAACGTGCTGCTCGAAAGCCCCCGGACGGCCGCGGCCGTCCGCGCGGCGGCCGAGCAGGCCCTGCGCGACGAATTCGGTTACCCGGCGTGGGTTCTGGTCTACGACCGCGACACCGTGGCCGCGATCTCGGCGGACTACCCGTTCGAGCGCGAAGTCGACGGACACCACTCCTACGTGACGTTCGTCAGCGACGACACGGTGTTGCGCGAGCTGGCGGCGCTGGCCGCCGACCCCGGCCCGGACGAGAGAATCCAACCCGGCGCGGGCGTCCTCTACTGGCAGGTGCCGCGCTCGGCGACACTCGGCAGCGCGATCGGGAAGACCATGGGCAAGGCCCGCTACAAGTCCTCGACGACCACCCGCAATCTGCGCACCCTCGACAAGGTGCTGCGCGCCTGA
- a CDS encoding PPOX class F420-dependent oxidoreductase, producing MTRDAFDDKLLALLAGNTLGVLATLKRDGRPQLSNVSYHFDPRALTISVSIAEPRAKTRNLRRDPRAAIHVSSDDGWAYAVAEGDAVLSPPAADPHDDTVEGLIALYRSLAGEHPDWADYRRAMVDDRRVLMTLPITHVYGMPPGRR from the coding sequence ATGACGCGTGATGCCTTCGACGACAAGCTGCTGGCGTTGCTCGCGGGCAACACGCTCGGTGTGCTGGCCACGCTGAAACGCGACGGCAGGCCGCAGTTGTCCAACGTGTCGTACCACTTCGACCCCCGCGCGCTGACGATCTCGGTGTCGATCGCCGAACCCCGGGCCAAGACCCGCAATCTGCGGCGGGACCCGCGCGCGGCCATCCATGTGAGCTCCGACGACGGCTGGGCCTACGCGGTCGCCGAAGGGGACGCGGTGCTGTCCCCGCCGGCTGCCGACCCGCACGACGACACCGTCGAGGGTCTGATCGCGCTGTACCGCAGTCTGGCCGGCGAGCATCCCGACTGGGCGGACTACCGCCGTGCGATGGTCGATGACCGGCGGGTGCTGATGACGCTGCCGATCACCCATGTTTACGGCATGCCGCCGGGACGGCGCTGA
- a CDS encoding DUF5302 domain-containing protein, translated as MASNAQDPSDDDTKRRFREALERKNAKSVSTSGRAGGAGPQPRAHGPVENRREFRRKSG; from the coding sequence ATGGCATCGAACGCGCAGGACCCGTCGGACGACGACACCAAGCGCCGGTTCCGCGAAGCGCTGGAGCGCAAGAACGCCAAGTCGGTCAGCACGTCCGGCCGCGCCGGCGGTGCCGGGCCGCAGCCGCGTGCGCACGGCCCGGTGGAGAACCGCCGCGAGTTCCGGCGCAAGAGCGGCTGA
- a CDS encoding solute symporter family protein, with amino-acid sequence MTTLMAQSETVGNPVANIGIFSLFVVVTMIVVIRASKRNATAAEFFTGGRGFSGPQNGIAIAGDYLSAASFLGIAGAIAVYGYDGFLYSIGFLVAWLVALLLVAELLRNTGKFTMADVLSFRLKQRPVRLAAATNTLTVSLFYLLAQMAGAGGLVALLLNINSRAGQSVVIAVVGVLMILYVLVGGMKGTTWVQIIKAVLLIAGAGFMTIAVLAKFGLNFSEILGSAQSAISGATTAGVADRDVLAPGAQYGGSLTSQINFISLALALVLGTAGLPHVLMRFYTVPTAKEARRSVVWAIALIGAFYLFTLVLGYGAAALVGPDRILGAAGGVNSAAPLLAFELGGVILLGVISAVAFATILAVVAGLTITASASFAHDIYASVMKSHQVTEAEQVRVSRITAVVLGVLAIGLGILANGQNIAFLVALAFAVAAAANLPTIVYSLYWKRFNTRGALWSMYGGLISTIVLIVFSPAVSGSPTAMIPGADFAWFPLANPGIVSIPLAFILGIVGTLTSPDDEDPKVAAEMEVRSLTGIGAEKAVAH; translated from the coding sequence ATGACCACCCTGATGGCGCAATCCGAGACCGTCGGCAACCCGGTGGCCAACATCGGCATCTTCAGCCTGTTCGTCGTGGTGACCATGATCGTGGTGATCCGGGCCAGCAAGCGCAACGCCACCGCCGCGGAGTTCTTCACCGGGGGCCGCGGCTTCTCGGGACCGCAGAACGGCATCGCGATCGCCGGTGACTACTTGTCGGCGGCCAGCTTCCTGGGCATCGCCGGCGCGATCGCCGTCTACGGCTACGACGGCTTCCTGTATTCGATCGGCTTCCTGGTGGCCTGGCTGGTCGCCCTGCTGCTGGTCGCCGAATTACTGCGCAACACAGGCAAATTCACCATGGCCGATGTGCTGAGCTTCCGACTCAAGCAGCGGCCGGTCCGGTTGGCCGCGGCCACCAACACGCTGACGGTCTCGCTGTTCTACCTGCTGGCGCAGATGGCCGGCGCCGGTGGTCTGGTGGCGCTGCTGCTCAACATCAACAGTCGCGCCGGACAGTCGGTCGTGATCGCGGTGGTCGGTGTGCTGATGATCCTCTATGTGCTCGTCGGCGGCATGAAGGGCACCACCTGGGTACAGATCATCAAGGCCGTGCTGCTGATCGCCGGTGCCGGCTTCATGACGATCGCGGTGCTGGCCAAGTTCGGGCTGAACTTCTCGGAGATCCTCGGCTCGGCACAGTCGGCGATCAGCGGTGCGACCACCGCCGGGGTGGCCGACCGCGACGTGCTGGCCCCCGGCGCGCAGTACGGCGGATCGCTGACCTCGCAGATCAACTTCATCTCACTGGCCCTGGCTCTGGTGCTCGGCACCGCCGGCCTGCCGCACGTGCTGATGCGGTTCTACACCGTGCCCACGGCCAAAGAAGCACGGCGCAGCGTCGTCTGGGCGATCGCGCTGATCGGCGCGTTCTACCTGTTCACCCTGGTGCTCGGCTACGGTGCCGCGGCCCTGGTCGGACCGGACCGCATCCTCGGCGCAGCGGGCGGCGTCAACTCGGCGGCACCGCTGCTGGCCTTCGAGCTCGGCGGAGTCATCCTGCTGGGCGTCATCTCCGCGGTGGCCTTCGCGACCATCCTCGCCGTGGTGGCCGGGCTGACCATCACCGCGTCGGCGTCGTTCGCCCACGACATCTATGCCAGCGTGATGAAGTCCCACCAGGTGACCGAGGCCGAGCAGGTCCGCGTCTCGCGGATCACCGCCGTGGTGCTGGGGGTGTTGGCGATCGGGCTGGGCATCCTGGCCAACGGCCAGAACATCGCGTTCCTGGTCGCACTGGCGTTCGCGGTGGCCGCGGCGGCCAATCTGCCGACCATCGTGTACTCGCTGTACTGGAAACGGTTCAACACCCGCGGCGCGCTGTGGAGCATGTACGGCGGGCTGATCTCGACCATCGTGCTGATCGTCTTCTCCCCCGCGGTGTCGGGTTCGCCGACGGCGATGATCCCCGGCGCGGACTTCGCGTGGTTCCCGCTGGCCAACCCGGGCATCGTGTCCATCCCGCTGGCGTTCATCCTCGGCATCGTCGGCACCCTCACCTCGCCCGACGACGAAGACCCGAAGGTCGCGGCGGAGATGGAGGTGCGGTCGCTGACCGGGATCGGCGCCGAGAAGGCGGTCGCGCACTAG
- a CDS encoding DUF485 domain-containing protein, with product MSETHLPIRPEAISGERYLEVQASPEFQELRHRLRRFVFPMTAVFLIWYGTYVLLGAFATDFMAIRVWGDINVGLLIGLGQFVSTFLITALYVRFANRELDPRAEAIRTQLESELK from the coding sequence GTGTCCGAGACACATCTTCCCATTCGCCCGGAAGCGATAAGTGGCGAACGCTATCTCGAAGTCCAGGCCAGCCCCGAGTTCCAGGAACTGCGGCACCGGTTGCGGCGGTTCGTCTTCCCGATGACAGCGGTGTTCCTGATCTGGTACGGCACCTACGTGCTGCTGGGTGCGTTCGCCACCGACTTCATGGCCATCCGCGTCTGGGGCGACATCAACGTCGGCCTACTCATCGGGCTGGGCCAGTTCGTCTCGACGTTCCTGATCACCGCGCTCTACGTCCGGTTCGCCAACCGTGAACTCGACCCGCGCGCCGAGGCCATCCGCACCCAACTCGAGAGTGAGCTGAAATGA
- a CDS encoding cation acetate symporter: MTGSPLTAAALLAAAVATVAIGAYGVRFSRTTSDFLVASRTVGARWNAAAVSGEYLSAASFLGVAGLIAKYGADALWYPVGFTAGYLGLLLLVAAPLRRSGAYTVPDFAEFRLGSRRLRKVAMLVVVAVCIFYLVPQYQGAGLALKALLGMPLWVGPLAVGAIVVTNVVAGGMRSITFVQAFQYWLKLTAVAIPALALATVFFADRPGELGGPLPPTVQQDTTVTIETDVVVQVGVPAGVTVTGTLDGRPVDATPIGSAGEHHLGEGSILNLAAGAATPVVTGAPDTGTEWIASGSGLGGPHPLFQVLSIIVATFLGTMGLPHVLVRFYTNPDGQAARRTALAVIALLSLFYLFPTLLGVFSRLYVPQLLITDTADAAVLLAPGAVIAGPVGQLLGALAAAGAIAAFLATSSGLLVSFAGALATDVLRGRVRDFRLAAVIGGLLPIPLALNVSGDLELSRSVGLAFAVAASTLCPLLVLGIWWRGLTAAGAIAGLSVGGLLSAGAVTVAVAGGIDDTVGAGWPAVLIGYPAAVSVPVAFATMIVVSRLTRAAVPADVAQIFARMHVPEHFGMGIERLPQDTSGRTARRR, from the coding sequence GTGACCGGTTCGCCGCTGACCGCCGCCGCGCTGCTGGCCGCAGCGGTGGCCACCGTGGCCATCGGCGCCTACGGCGTCCGGTTCTCGCGCACCACGTCGGACTTCCTGGTCGCCTCGCGCACCGTCGGGGCGCGGTGGAATGCCGCCGCGGTGTCCGGCGAATACCTCTCGGCCGCGTCCTTTCTCGGTGTTGCCGGGTTGATCGCCAAGTACGGCGCCGACGCGCTGTGGTATCCGGTCGGCTTCACCGCCGGATACCTGGGGCTGCTGCTGCTGGTGGCCGCCCCGCTGCGGCGCTCCGGGGCCTACACCGTGCCCGACTTCGCCGAGTTCCGGTTGGGGTCGCGGCGGCTGCGCAAGGTCGCAATGCTGGTGGTCGTCGCGGTGTGCATCTTCTACCTGGTGCCGCAGTACCAGGGCGCCGGGCTCGCCCTGAAAGCGCTGCTGGGGATGCCCCTGTGGGTGGGTCCGTTGGCCGTCGGCGCGATCGTGGTCACCAATGTGGTGGCGGGCGGCATGCGGTCGATCACCTTCGTGCAGGCCTTCCAGTACTGGCTCAAGCTCACCGCGGTCGCGATTCCGGCCCTGGCGCTGGCCACGGTGTTCTTCGCCGACCGGCCCGGCGAGCTGGGCGGGCCGCTGCCGCCGACGGTGCAGCAGGACACCACGGTGACCATCGAAACCGATGTGGTGGTGCAGGTCGGCGTCCCAGCCGGGGTCACCGTGACCGGAACACTGGACGGCCGACCGGTCGACGCCACCCCCATCGGATCGGCCGGTGAGCACCACCTGGGCGAGGGCAGCATCCTGAATCTGGCGGCCGGGGCGGCGACTCCGGTGGTCACCGGCGCCCCGGACACCGGGACGGAATGGATCGCCTCCGGCAGCGGGCTCGGCGGCCCCCATCCGCTGTTTCAGGTGCTGTCGATCATCGTCGCGACCTTCCTGGGCACCATGGGCCTACCGCATGTGCTGGTGCGCTTTTACACCAATCCCGACGGGCAGGCCGCGCGGCGCACGGCCTTGGCGGTGATCGCGTTGCTGTCGCTGTTCTACCTGTTCCCGACCTTGCTCGGGGTGTTCTCGCGCCTCTACGTGCCGCAACTGCTGATCACCGACACCGCCGATGCCGCCGTGCTGCTGGCCCCGGGCGCGGTGATCGCCGGACCGGTCGGCCAACTGCTCGGCGCGCTCGCGGCCGCCGGCGCGATCGCGGCGTTCCTGGCCACGTCGTCGGGGCTGCTGGTCAGCTTCGCCGGCGCACTGGCCACCGACGTACTGCGCGGCCGGGTGCGGGATTTCCGGCTCGCCGCGGTGATCGGCGGCTTGTTGCCGATCCCATTGGCGCTCAACGTATCCGGCGACCTGGAACTGTCACGCAGCGTGGGGCTGGCGTTCGCGGTGGCCGCCTCCACGCTCTGCCCGCTCCTGGTGCTCGGCATCTGGTGGCGCGGCCTGACCGCGGCGGGCGCGATCGCGGGCCTCTCGGTCGGCGGTCTGTTGTCGGCCGGCGCGGTGACGGTCGCGGTGGCCGGCGGAATCGACGACACGGTCGGCGCCGGCTGGCCGGCCGTGCTGATCGGCTACCCCGCCGCGGTCAGCGTGCCGGTGGCCTTCGCGACGATGATCGTGGTGAGCCGACTCACCCGGGCCGCCGTCCCGGCCGACGTCGCGCAGATCTTCGCCCGCATGCACGTGCCCGAGCACTTCGGCATGGGGATCGAGCGGCTGCCCCAGGACACCTCGGGCCGCACCGCTCGTCGTCGCTGA